A genomic region of Zea mays cultivar B73 chromosome 6, Zm-B73-REFERENCE-NAM-5.0, whole genome shotgun sequence contains the following coding sequences:
- the LOC103629061 gene encoding actin-related protein 3 yields the protein MDALSRPAVVIDNGTGYTKMGFAGNVEPCFITPTVVDVNDSFSGSAQSAARGTPARGNWLSQHNAAGVMANLDFYIDDEALAQSCASSSHSLSHPIRNGQVANSFRWNTMERFWQQCIFNYLRCNPEDHYFILTKSPLTAPETREYTGEIMFETFNMPGLYIAVQPILALASGYTTTKCEMIGVVVDVGDGATHIVPVVDGYVIGSSIRSIPITGKDVTQFIHQLLKVASSAFLLTVERHYSTCLDNGTIYILLSTFNGKISCALCNQRI from the exons ATGGACGCATTGTCCCGCCCTGCTGTCGTCATCGACAACGGCACCGG gtacacgaagatggggTTTGCGGGGAATGTGGAGCCCTGCTTCATCACCCCCACTGTCGTCGACGTCAACGATTCCTTCTCGGGCTCCGCCCAGTCGGCAGCGAGGGGCACCCCCGCCAGGGGGAACTGGCTCTCTCAGCACAACGCcg ccggCGTCATGGCTAACCTCGACTTCTACATCGACGACGAAGCGCTGGCCCAATCCTGCGCCAGTAGCTCGCATAGTTTGAGCCATCCCATCCGCAACGGCCAGGTGG CGAACTCTTTCAGGTGGAATACCATGGAGAGGTTCTGGCAACAATGCATCTTCAATTACCTCCGGTGCAACCCAGAAGATCATTATTTTATTCTAACTAAGAGCCCTCTGACTGCCCCTGAGACCCGGGAGTACACCGGAGAGATCATGTTTGAGACGTTCAATATGCCTGGCCTCTATATTGCAGTCCAACCTATCCTTGCGCTGGCTTCTGGGTACACTACAACTAAG TGTGAAATGATAGGTGTTGTAGTTGATGTGGGTGATGGGGCTACCCATATTGTTCCGGTTGTTGATGGTTATGTCATTGGGAGCAGTATCAGATCTATTCCAATTACAGGCAAGGATGTTACCCAGTTTATTCATCAACTTCTAAAGGTAGCTTCCTCTGCCTTCTTGTTGACTGTAGAAAGACACTACTCAACCTGTCTAGATAACGGTACTATCTACATTTTACTATCTACATTTAATGGTAAAATATCATGTGCACTGTGCAATCAACGAATCTGA